A window of Metabacillus sp. B2-18 contains these coding sequences:
- the ytrI gene encoding sporulation membrane protein YtrI translates to MRIPPHYQQPSWQRFFAGAAIGAVISWGVFLFIFGVIQEEHSTIINKQKQTIQDLENDKKIYQEEYTKLNKKAQEKLTVQEIKIKLTNGDRYLFKDFRITNIENSVKEDLKDVMAKDIESIVSNHLLIERIIENKPLKFDGKEYKLEMTKFMLTTTLYIEVKISFVD, encoded by the coding sequence CGTTTTTTTGCAGGTGCAGCAATAGGGGCAGTTATTAGTTGGGGTGTTTTTCTTTTTATTTTTGGAGTTATTCAAGAAGAACATAGTACAATTATAAATAAACAAAAGCAAACCATTCAAGATTTAGAGAATGACAAGAAAATCTATCAAGAAGAGTATACAAAATTAAATAAAAAAGCTCAAGAAAAGCTGACTGTTCAAGAGATTAAGATTAAATTAACGAACGGTGACCGCTATCTTTTTAAGGACTTTAGGATAACGAATATTGAAAACAGTGTAAAGGAAGATTTAAAAGACGTAATGGCCAAGGATATTGAGAGTATCGTTTCTAACCATCTATTAATAGAACGAATCATTGAAAATAAGCCATTAAAGTTTGATGGAAAAGAATACAAGCTTGAAATGACAAAATTCATGTTAACCACCACACTATATATTGAAGTTAAAATATCATTTGTAGACTAA